A genomic region of Trichothermofontia sichuanensis B231 contains the following coding sequences:
- a CDS encoding cyanophycinase: MPHSTQPAIIVIGGAEDKVHGREILHKFLERSGGPEARIAIIPSASREPALIGARYRELFEDMGAKAIQVIDVREREQANDPLWQAYIQECTGVFMTGGDQLRLCAILADTPIMDQVHARVQRHEITLAGTSAGAAVMGYHMIAGGGSGKSPNRALVDMATGFGFLPNAIVDQHFHNRNRMARLISAISMHPECLGIGIDEDTCIIVEPDHSLQAMGNGVVTIVDATELSHTNQAQIGTTDPISIHNCRLHLLGHGDRYHLDRRQLIPSS, translated from the coding sequence ATGCCTCATTCAACTCAACCTGCTATCATTGTGATTGGTGGCGCCGAGGACAAAGTCCACGGGCGAGAAATTTTGCATAAGTTTTTAGAGCGATCAGGTGGTCCGGAAGCACGGATTGCCATTATTCCCTCGGCTTCACGGGAGCCGGCGCTGATTGGCGCTCGTTATCGTGAACTGTTTGAAGATATGGGCGCTAAGGCCATCCAAGTGATCGATGTGCGCGAGCGGGAGCAAGCCAACGATCCCCTCTGGCAAGCCTACATTCAGGAGTGCACCGGGGTGTTTATGACGGGAGGCGATCAGTTGCGGCTGTGTGCCATTCTGGCTGATACGCCGATTATGGATCAGGTTCACGCCCGGGTGCAACGCCACGAGATTACCCTGGCGGGTACTAGCGCCGGAGCAGCAGTGATGGGCTACCACATGATTGCTGGGGGGGGCAGTGGTAAATCCCCTAATCGTGCCTTGGTGGATATGGCGACGGGCTTTGGCTTTTTACCCAACGCGATCGTGGATCAGCATTTTCACAACCGCAACCGCATGGCTCGTCTAATTAGTGCCATTTCGATGCACCCGGAATGTCTGGGGATTGGCATTGATGAAGATACCTGCATCATTGTCGAACCTGACCACTCCCTCCAGGCAATGGGGAATGGGGTCGTGACGATCGTGGATGCAACGGAACTGTCCCATACCAACCAGGCCCAGATTGGGACCACCGATCCGATCAGCATTCATAACTGTCGGTTACATTTGCTCGGACATGGCGATCGTTATCACCTCGATCGGCGACAATTAATCCCATCCTCCTAA
- the cphA gene encoding cyanophycin synthetase — protein sequence MKILKIQTLRGPNYWSIRRQKLVLMRLDLEDLADRPSNKIPGFYQGLTQALPSLMEHFCSPGHRGGFLSRVQEGTMMGHIIEHVALELQTLAGMPTGFGRTRETSTPGIYQVVFEYLDEQAGRYAARAAVRLCQSIVETGKYPQEELEQDLFDLREIWADAALGPSTEAIIAEAEHRGIPWLRLSTRAMIQFGQGVYQRRIQATQTDQTGILGVELACDKEGTKNILREAGVPVPRGTVIQYYDELESAIRDVGGFPIVVKPLDGNHGRGITINVNSMEAAEAAYDFASAHAKTRAVIIERYYEGRDHRVLVINGKVVAVAERVPAHVVGDGQSTIRELVEQTNQDPRRGSGHDNVLTRITVDEASEQLLAEQGYTLESVPPKGVICYLKATANLSTGGIAIDRTDDIHPENIWLVQRVAKIIGLDIAGIDIVTPDITRPLREVNGVVVEVNAAPGFRMHLCPSEGIPRNVAEPVMDLLYPPGTPSRIPILAVTGTNGKTTTTRLLAHIMKQAGYMVGYTTTDGTYIGDYLVEPGDNTGPQSAQLILQDPTVEVAVLECARGGILRSGLGFSACDVGVVLNVSADHLGLGDIDTIEDMARVKSVVAESALPNGYAVLNADDPLVAEMANRVRAQVAYFSLNPDNPLIRAHTQRGGLAAVYENGYLSILKGDWTLRIEQSVNVPLAMGGRAPFQIANALAASLAAFAQGVRIEEIRTALATFQSTAQQTPGRMNLFDMGSYHTLIDYAHNPASYEALGSFVRNWTAGERIGVIGAPGDRRDRDFIELGQLSATMFDRVIIKEDDDTRGRDRGAVATLIRAGLLERRPDFPHEVILDETEAIEYALDKLARSGSLVVILPESVSRAIRLVRTRKPLQESCPAQPQNGNGQKHGVGDPETSVH from the coding sequence ATGAAAATCCTGAAAATTCAAACCTTACGGGGTCCCAACTACTGGAGTATTCGCCGCCAAAAGTTGGTGCTAATGCGCCTGGATTTAGAAGATCTTGCCGATCGGCCCTCGAATAAGATCCCCGGTTTTTATCAGGGCCTGACCCAGGCGTTACCGAGTCTGATGGAGCATTTTTGTTCCCCTGGGCACCGTGGCGGTTTCCTGAGCCGGGTGCAGGAAGGTACCATGATGGGGCACATTATCGAGCACGTGGCCCTGGAGTTACAAACCCTGGCGGGTATGCCTACGGGCTTTGGACGTACGCGGGAAACCTCCACCCCGGGCATCTATCAGGTTGTTTTTGAGTATCTGGACGAGCAGGCCGGTCGCTATGCAGCGCGGGCAGCAGTTCGCCTTTGCCAAAGTATTGTTGAGACGGGCAAATATCCCCAGGAGGAATTGGAGCAGGATCTGTTTGATCTGCGGGAAATTTGGGCTGATGCCGCTCTGGGTCCCAGCACAGAAGCCATTATTGCGGAGGCAGAACATCGGGGGATTCCCTGGTTACGCCTGAGTACCCGCGCCATGATCCAGTTTGGTCAGGGGGTTTATCAACGGCGGATTCAGGCTACCCAAACCGATCAAACCGGAATTTTAGGCGTTGAACTGGCGTGTGATAAGGAAGGGACAAAGAATATCCTGCGAGAGGCGGGGGTGCCGGTGCCTAGGGGCACGGTCATCCAGTACTATGACGAACTGGAAAGTGCAATACGGGATGTCGGGGGGTTTCCGATCGTTGTCAAACCCCTAGATGGCAATCATGGCCGGGGCATTACGATTAACGTGAACTCGATGGAAGCCGCAGAAGCTGCCTACGACTTTGCCAGTGCCCATGCCAAAACCCGTGCGGTGATTATCGAGCGTTACTACGAAGGTCGGGATCATCGAGTCTTGGTGATTAATGGCAAGGTCGTTGCTGTGGCAGAACGAGTCCCGGCCCACGTGGTTGGGGATGGCCAGTCCACTATTCGTGAACTGGTGGAGCAAACTAACCAAGACCCGCGTCGAGGCAGTGGTCATGACAACGTACTCACGCGGATAACAGTTGACGAGGCCAGTGAACAACTCCTCGCAGAGCAGGGCTATACTCTGGAGAGTGTGCCCCCCAAGGGTGTTATCTGTTACCTCAAGGCAACGGCAAACCTGAGTACCGGCGGTATTGCCATCGATCGCACCGATGATATCCATCCTGAAAATATTTGGCTGGTCCAGCGAGTGGCTAAGATCATTGGTCTGGATATTGCGGGCATTGATATTGTCACCCCGGATATTACTCGCCCTCTACGGGAGGTGAATGGCGTTGTCGTTGAGGTCAACGCGGCCCCTGGTTTCCGGATGCACCTGTGCCCGAGTGAGGGGATTCCCCGCAATGTGGCCGAACCGGTGATGGATCTGCTGTATCCACCGGGTACCCCCAGTCGCATCCCCATCCTGGCGGTAACTGGGACCAATGGTAAGACCACGACCACCCGCCTACTGGCCCACATTATGAAGCAAGCGGGCTATATGGTAGGGTATACGACCACTGACGGGACTTACATCGGTGATTATCTGGTCGAACCGGGGGATAACACGGGTCCCCAAAGTGCCCAATTGATTCTCCAGGACCCGACGGTAGAAGTGGCTGTCTTGGAATGTGCACGGGGTGGGATTTTGCGATCGGGCCTTGGCTTCTCAGCTTGTGATGTTGGGGTTGTTCTGAATGTCTCAGCAGATCATCTGGGGCTGGGTGATATTGATACGATTGAAGATATGGCGCGGGTGAAAAGTGTGGTAGCGGAATCGGCCCTGCCCAATGGCTATGCGGTCCTGAATGCCGATGATCCCCTGGTGGCGGAGATGGCCAATCGGGTGCGGGCGCAGGTCGCCTACTTCTCCTTGAATCCTGATAACCCCCTGATCCGTGCCCACACCCAACGGGGGGGCCTAGCCGCTGTTTATGAAAATGGTTACCTCTCGATTCTTAAGGGTGACTGGACCTTGCGGATTGAGCAATCGGTGAATGTCCCCCTGGCGATGGGGGGGCGGGCACCCTTCCAGATTGCCAATGCGCTGGCCGCTAGTTTAGCCGCCTTTGCCCAAGGGGTTCGGATTGAGGAGATTCGCACTGCTTTGGCGACGTTCCAGTCCACAGCCCAGCAAACCCCAGGGCGGATGAACCTGTTTGATATGGGGTCATACCATACTCTGATTGATTATGCCCACAATCCGGCCAGCTATGAGGCCCTAGGGAGCTTTGTGCGTAACTGGACGGCAGGGGAACGCATTGGGGTGATCGGGGCACCGGGTGATCGCCGCGATCGGGATTTTATTGAACTGGGTCAATTGTCGGCGACGATGTTTGATCGCGTCATTATCAAGGAAGACGATGATACTCGTGGCCGCGATCGGGGGGCGGTGGCAACCTTAATTCGGGCAGGGTTGCTAGAGCGCAGGCCGGATTTTCCCCATGAGGTGATCCTGGATGAAACCGAGGCGATCGAATATGCCCTAGATAAGCTGGCTCGATCGGGGAGTCTGGTGGTGATCTTGCCTGAAAGTGTCAGTCGCGCCATTCGCTTGGTGCGAACCCGCAAACCCCTTCAGGAGTCGTGCCCAGCCCAACCCCAAAACGGCAATGGCCAGAAGCATGGGGTGGGCGATCCGGAAACCTCGGTCCATTGA
- a CDS encoding DUF4327 family protein produces the protein MLQLTQRSSRYSIDVLKEEARQLVEGGALSPHQPIYTLCQYIPGREWICVESELEQNDYLLRDPLIDLIGDVAWEND, from the coding sequence ATGTTGCAACTTACTCAGCGATCAAGTCGGTATTCAATCGATGTGCTTAAGGAAGAAGCCCGTCAGTTGGTTGAAGGTGGCGCTTTGAGTCCGCATCAACCGATCTATACTCTGTGTCAATATATTCCGGGCCGGGAGTGGATTTGTGTTGAATCTGAACTGGAACAAAATGATTATTTATTACGTGACCCACTGATTGATCTGATTGGGGATGTAGCCTGGGAAAATGACTAG
- the mgtE gene encoding magnesium transporter: MANEVDTPLQPISRRELRDLVRKQLLMLLEQENLQGAKALLIPVQPADIADAIEGLPEAQQALAFRLLPKDEAAEVYEYLDSSVQQILIEDFKRQDVLNIVERMSPDDRARLFDELPAKVVRRLLEQLSPEERQATALLLGYEPGTAGRIMTPKYIQLKENFTVSRALERIRNLADTTETIYYLYVTDANRRLTGIVSLRDLVTAQPHQTVGEIMTRDVIFVNTDTDQEEVAHLIQRYDFLAVPVVDREQRLVGIVTVDDVIDILEEEVTEDIYTLGGVQSGGDDYFQTNLLTVARRRVVWLLVLLLTNTLTSAVIRSQDEILAKVVALAAFIPLLIGTGGNVGAQSATVVIRGISTDKLRLREAFDIIQREAIAGMILGLMLGTIVTLWAYVLQGSLLVAIAVGISLWAISMLASISGAALPFLFQAIGFDPALMSAPFITTAVDVLGVFIYFSVARFMVEHWQV, translated from the coding sequence TTGGCTAACGAAGTTGATACCCCACTGCAACCTATCTCTCGACGAGAACTGCGTGACCTAGTCCGCAAGCAGTTGTTGATGCTCCTAGAGCAGGAAAATTTACAAGGAGCTAAGGCCCTGCTGATTCCCGTGCAACCTGCCGATATTGCCGACGCGATCGAAGGCTTACCAGAGGCGCAACAGGCGCTCGCCTTCCGGCTCCTGCCCAAGGATGAGGCAGCGGAAGTTTACGAATACCTCGACTCCAGTGTGCAGCAGATCCTGATTGAGGACTTCAAGCGTCAGGATGTGTTGAATATCGTTGAACGCATGTCCCCGGACGATCGTGCCCGCCTGTTTGATGAATTACCAGCTAAGGTCGTCCGACGCCTACTCGAACAACTCAGTCCCGAAGAACGACAAGCCACCGCCTTGCTCCTCGGCTATGAGCCGGGTACCGCAGGGCGCATCATGACACCCAAGTACATTCAACTGAAGGAGAATTTCACCGTTAGCCGTGCCCTCGAACGGATTCGCAATCTGGCCGATACCACCGAAACAATCTATTACCTCTATGTCACCGACGCCAACCGCCGCCTGACCGGTATCGTCTCCCTGCGCGATCTCGTCACCGCCCAACCCCACCAAACCGTGGGTGAAATCATGACCCGTGATGTCATCTTCGTCAACACAGACACAGATCAAGAAGAAGTCGCCCACCTGATTCAGCGCTATGACTTCCTGGCAGTCCCTGTGGTCGATCGCGAACAGCGCCTAGTAGGTATCGTCACCGTGGATGATGTCATCGACATCCTAGAAGAGGAGGTTACAGAGGATATTTATACCCTAGGGGGGGTCCAATCGGGTGGCGATGACTATTTCCAAACCAATTTATTGACAGTGGCCCGTCGCCGGGTCGTATGGCTATTGGTCCTCCTGTTAACCAATACCTTAACCTCTGCCGTCATTCGCTCCCAGGATGAGATCTTGGCCAAAGTCGTTGCCCTCGCCGCCTTTATTCCCCTCCTGATTGGGACAGGGGGAAACGTGGGTGCCCAATCCGCCACTGTGGTTATTCGAGGGATCAGTACTGACAAATTACGCTTGCGAGAGGCTTTTGACATTATCCAGCGCGAGGCGATCGCTGGGATGATCTTGGGCCTAATGCTGGGAACCATTGTCACCCTTTGGGCTTATGTTCTCCAGGGAAGCTTACTTGTGGCGATCGCGGTTGGCATTAGCCTCTGGGCGATTTCCATGTTGGCTTCCATCTCTGGCGCAGCCTTACCCTTTCTCTTTCAGGCGATCGGCTTTGATCCAGCCCTGATGTCAGCCCCCTTTATCACCACAGCCGTAGATGTTCTGGGTGTCTTTATCTATTTCTCAGTTGCTCGCTTCATGGTGGAGCACTGGCAGGTATAG
- the prmC gene encoding peptide chain release factor N(5)-glutamine methyltransferase, which translates to MGETQTYQVTGAALWQWRSQAMAAAIAAGIPPGEVDWLLQAVTPIDALALRLGTLAQQTAVELALPLAQLEALWQQRLRARVPVQYLVGKTHWRDWQLVVSPAVLIPRPETELIVDLAIATVQAASHPTDLAQGPWADLGTGSGAIALGLAAAFPQAQIYAVDVSAAALAIAACNIAHYQLQSRIQTYQGTWFEPLTFLRGQLAGMVANPPYIPTDWISTLQPEVAQHEPHLALDGGIDGLAAVRHLIQAAPAYLRAGGVWLVELMVGQAAIVANALQQHGQYDQIRIHTDWAGIDRFVSAYRVG; encoded by the coding sequence ATGGGCGAAACCCAAACTTACCAGGTAACAGGGGCGGCGTTATGGCAGTGGCGATCGCAGGCGATGGCTGCCGCCATCGCTGCGGGTATCCCGCCTGGGGAAGTGGATTGGCTGTTACAGGCGGTGACTCCGATCGATGCCTTAGCCCTGCGGTTAGGGACACTGGCTCAGCAAACAGCAGTTGAGCTGGCTCTGCCGCTGGCCCAACTGGAGGCGCTGTGGCAGCAACGGTTGAGGGCGCGGGTGCCCGTGCAGTATCTGGTGGGCAAAACCCATTGGCGCGATTGGCAACTCGTCGTCTCACCAGCAGTCCTCATCCCCCGACCGGAAACGGAGCTGATCGTGGATTTGGCGATCGCGACTGTACAGGCAGCCTCCCATCCGACTGACTTAGCCCAGGGGCCTTGGGCAGATTTAGGCACCGGTAGTGGGGCGATCGCCCTTGGACTGGCGGCGGCGTTTCCCCAAGCCCAGATCTACGCAGTGGATGTGAGTGCGGCAGCCCTAGCGATCGCCGCGTGTAATATTGCCCACTACCAGCTTCAGTCGCGGATTCAGACCTACCAAGGGACTTGGTTTGAACCGCTCACCTTTTTACGCGGCCAATTGGCGGGGATGGTGGCCAACCCTCCCTATATCCCCACCGATTGGATATCCACCCTGCAACCGGAAGTAGCACAGCATGAACCGCACCTAGCTCTAGATGGCGGGATTGATGGGCTAGCAGCGGTGCGTCACCTGATCCAAGCGGCACCAGCGTATCTGCGAGCAGGCGGGGTGTGGTTGGTCGAACTGATGGTAGGCCAGGCAGCCATCGTGGCCAATGCCCTCCAGCAGCACGGGCAATACGACCAGATTCGGATCCATACTGACTGGGCGGGCATTGATCGGTTTGTGTCGGCCTATCGGGTGGGATAA
- a CDS encoding Tic22 family protein encodes MNSLMRFGTSLSLIGTAVVGAMVIGGARAQALPDNQIIEKLRPIPVFTITNQQGAPLVASPQQGQSGSPVAGVFISQQDAQAFLTRLSSSHPDLVRGVQVVPVSLGDVYKMSRQSGNPQDKLEFAYIPTQQQVDVAKQLLSQQGASTAANFQGVPLFIAKGGRDNGYLTIQQGQEQIIPVFFEKQGLQNLIDRFKQQQPNEAVNITIEVINLEGMIQTLQRSNDPQLNKLVLIPSRDALQSIQSYLQNQARANGGNRPQSPAPAQPQR; translated from the coding sequence ATGAACTCTTTGATGCGTTTTGGTACTAGCCTCAGCTTAATTGGCACTGCGGTTGTCGGTGCGATGGTCATCGGCGGTGCCCGCGCCCAAGCCCTACCCGATAATCAAATTATTGAAAAACTACGACCTATCCCGGTCTTCACCATTACCAATCAGCAAGGTGCGCCCCTGGTGGCATCGCCGCAACAGGGGCAAAGTGGATCTCCTGTCGCTGGGGTGTTCATCAGTCAGCAGGACGCCCAAGCCTTCCTGACCCGCCTCAGTAGTAGTCATCCGGATCTGGTGCGGGGAGTACAAGTCGTTCCGGTTTCTCTGGGGGATGTCTACAAAATGTCGCGCCAGAGTGGTAATCCCCAAGACAAACTGGAATTTGCCTACATTCCCACTCAGCAACAGGTGGATGTGGCCAAGCAATTGTTAAGCCAGCAAGGGGCTAGTACCGCCGCGAATTTCCAGGGAGTTCCCCTGTTTATCGCTAAGGGGGGACGCGACAACGGTTATCTGACGATTCAGCAAGGGCAGGAGCAGATTATCCCGGTGTTCTTTGAAAAACAGGGATTACAGAATCTCATCGATCGCTTCAAACAACAACAGCCGAATGAGGCCGTGAATATCACGATCGAAGTGATTAACCTGGAAGGGATGATCCAAACTTTGCAGCGGAGCAACGACCCACAGTTGAATAAGCTGGTGCTCATTCCCAGCCGAGATGCCCTGCAATCGATCCAGTCCTATCTCCAGAATCAAGCCCGTGCTAATGGGGGGAATCGTCCCCAATCGCCGGCTCCCGCTCAGCCCCAGCGTTAA
- a CDS encoding GUN4 domain-containing protein — MTDSAASPSGTVALRSDANIDYAPLQTLLAAQSFQAADALTLQKLCELAGPAAVQRKWLYFTEVEKFPKTDLRTIDALWRTYSEGKFGFSVQRQIWLGTGKNWDRFWPKIGWKQGNQWPRYPQGFIWDLSAPAGHLPLTNQLRGVRVMAALLTHPAWTDEDV, encoded by the coding sequence ATGACTGACTCTGCTGCTTCTCCCTCAGGAACCGTTGCCTTGCGATCGGATGCCAACATTGACTACGCACCGCTGCAAACCTTACTGGCGGCTCAGTCGTTTCAAGCGGCGGATGCGCTAACCCTCCAGAAGCTCTGTGAGCTGGCAGGCCCCGCTGCGGTTCAACGGAAGTGGCTCTACTTTACAGAGGTGGAAAAGTTTCCTAAAACCGATTTGCGGACGATCGACGCGCTGTGGCGCACCTACTCTGAGGGCAAGTTTGGCTTCTCCGTGCAGCGTCAGATCTGGCTGGGGACGGGCAAAAACTGGGATCGCTTTTGGCCCAAAATTGGTTGGAAGCAGGGCAATCAATGGCCGCGCTATCCTCAGGGCTTTATTTGGGATCTGAGCGCGCCTGCGGGTCATTTGCCGCTGACGAACCAATTGCGGGGGGTGCGGGTGATGGCAGCCCTGCTGACCCATCCCGCTTGGACAGATGAGGATGTTTAA
- a CDS encoding IctB family putative bicarbonate transporter, with the protein MLTALWRSLTLRDLAVHQWQDSSYLTRWVGWLHSWQRGSVLLPWGNELGVGLLSLLFVLAPFSTTSLIGYLLLAVAGLWLLLMVAERWHAWLTPIHVPVLLYWGISTIATAFSPVRAAAFEGWVKLTLYISLFAMMAQVLRSPRWRSWLIGVYLLTALVVSTYGLRQWFVGVDALATWVDPESPLAQTTRVYSYLGNPNLLAAYLVPAVAFSIAAIGVWQRWTLKLLALTMTIVNITCLLLTFSRGGWIGMVVVLGVLTLLFAYWRSWSLPLFWRTWAIPIALAVMVSVILAAVVIVDPLRDRVVSMFQGRQDSSNNFRINVWLAVIEMIRDHPLLGIGPGNDAFKKVYPLYAQARFAALSAYSIFLEVLVETGVLGLVGFLWLLLVTFNQAWRQVEELRVRAHPELPWLFATIATMLGMLAHGLVDTVWYRPQVAMLWWLTIALIACYSRLLGPPASQTDPSHHAIQADLALD; encoded by the coding sequence GTGCTGACTGCTCTCTGGCGATCGCTCACCCTTAGAGATTTGGCCGTGCACCAATGGCAGGACAGTAGCTACTTAACCCGATGGGTGGGCTGGCTGCATTCCTGGCAACGGGGCAGTGTCCTGTTGCCATGGGGCAATGAATTGGGGGTAGGACTCCTGAGTCTGCTGTTTGTCCTAGCGCCGTTTAGCACTACTAGCCTGATTGGCTACCTCCTGCTGGCCGTCGCTGGCCTCTGGCTGCTGCTCATGGTGGCAGAGCGTTGGCACGCTTGGCTAACCCCTATTCATGTGCCAGTGTTGCTCTATTGGGGGATATCGACGATCGCGACGGCCTTTTCCCCGGTGCGAGCAGCCGCCTTTGAAGGGTGGGTGAAGTTGACGCTCTATATCTCTTTGTTTGCAATGATGGCCCAGGTGTTGCGATCGCCGCGATGGCGATCGTGGCTCATCGGTGTGTATTTGCTAACGGCCCTGGTGGTGAGTACCTACGGTCTCCGCCAGTGGTTCGTTGGGGTCGACGCCCTAGCCACCTGGGTCGATCCTGAATCTCCCCTCGCCCAAACCACACGGGTCTATAGCTATTTGGGCAATCCCAACCTGTTGGCGGCCTATTTGGTACCCGCAGTCGCCTTCAGTATTGCCGCAATAGGGGTGTGGCAACGATGGACATTGAAGCTCCTCGCGTTAACGATGACGATCGTCAATATCACCTGTTTGCTCTTAACCTTCAGTCGCGGCGGTTGGATTGGGATGGTGGTTGTTCTGGGTGTGTTGACCTTGCTGTTCGCTTACTGGAGGAGTTGGTCGTTGCCGCTATTCTGGCGCACGTGGGCCATTCCGATCGCGTTGGCCGTGATGGTGAGTGTGATCCTTGCAGCGGTGGTGATTGTGGACCCGTTACGCGATCGGGTCGTGAGTATGTTTCAAGGGCGACAGGACAGCAGTAACAACTTCCGCATCAATGTTTGGCTGGCGGTCATCGAGATGATTCGGGATCATCCGCTCCTAGGGATTGGGCCAGGGAACGATGCCTTTAAGAAGGTCTACCCGCTCTATGCCCAGGCTCGCTTTGCTGCGCTCAGTGCCTACTCCATTTTTTTAGAAGTGTTGGTTGAGACGGGGGTTTTGGGTTTGGTCGGTTTCCTCTGGCTGTTGCTGGTTACGTTTAACCAGGCATGGCGGCAAGTCGAGGAACTGCGTGTCCGTGCCCATCCGGAACTGCCTTGGCTATTCGCGACGATCGCGACGATGTTGGGGATGTTGGCGCATGGGCTGGTGGATACGGTTTGGTATCGCCCCCAAGTGGCCATGCTCTGGTGGCTGACCATTGCCCTGATTGCCTGCTATAGCCGTCTCCTCGGACCCCCAGCGAGCCAGACTGACCCATCTCATCACGCGATTCAGGCAGATCTGGCTCTGGACTAG
- a CDS encoding TIGR01777 family oxidoreductase — MCQAWEAEAQAVQASGVRLVILRSGIVLGMGGAIAKMLPPFKLFAGGPIGSGRQWFSWIHRDDLVSLILKAITDPSMVGVYNATAPNPVRMAEFCQVLGAVLHRPSWLPVPDFILHTLLGDAAQVILEGQQVIPERTIASGFIYQYPKVREALVDILA; from the coding sequence GTGTGCCAAGCCTGGGAAGCGGAGGCGCAGGCAGTGCAGGCGAGTGGGGTACGGCTAGTGATTTTGCGGAGTGGCATTGTTCTAGGCATGGGGGGCGCGATCGCCAAAATGTTGCCGCCCTTTAAGCTCTTTGCTGGGGGGCCGATCGGCAGTGGTCGCCAGTGGTTTTCCTGGATTCATCGCGATGATCTGGTGAGCCTGATTCTCAAAGCCATCACCGATCCCAGTATGGTGGGGGTTTATAATGCGACGGCTCCCAATCCAGTCCGTATGGCGGAATTCTGTCAGGTGTTGGGGGCTGTCCTGCACCGCCCGTCCTGGTTGCCCGTTCCCGATTTTATCTTGCATACCCTCCTAGGGGATGCTGCTCAGGTGATTTTAGAAGGACAGCAGGTCATCCCGGAACGCACGATCGCCAGCGGCTTTATCTATCAATATCCCAAGGTACGGGAAGCTTTAGTCGATATCCTCGCGTGA
- a CDS encoding DMT family transporter — protein MSGSPPVWKLSSLLITGVLAIATASIFIRIAFRAVPQAGVGFSLVLAASRLTIAALCLLPAWRQVRLAQPYFQALPYALGAGTCLAVHFGTWITSLAYTSIAASTVIVTTNPVWVALLSWWLWREQPSRRTLLGIGIALSGGILITLGDAHGGAGSHPLFGDALALVGAWMASLYFLLGREAQRRGLSIGSYAAIAYTTAALLLLPLPLLANTAYWPQPPIVYICIILMAILSQVIGHTSCNWAVRWISPTVVALALLLEPVGASLLAWMIFQEVPGPLVFIGAMILLLGIAIAILGQHSE, from the coding sequence ATGTCTGGCTCACCCCCGGTTTGGAAGCTGAGCAGTCTTCTGATCACGGGCGTGCTGGCGATCGCCACCGCCTCAATTTTTATTCGCATTGCCTTTAGGGCAGTCCCTCAGGCTGGGGTCGGTTTCAGTCTGGTGTTGGCGGCTTCCCGGCTGACGATCGCGGCCCTCTGTCTCCTGCCTGCCTGGCGGCAAGTTCGACTAGCTCAACCGTACTTCCAGGCACTTCCCTATGCTTTGGGGGCAGGTACCTGCCTTGCCGTGCATTTTGGGACCTGGATTACCTCCCTTGCTTATACCTCGATCGCGGCATCAACGGTAATTGTGACCACGAATCCCGTGTGGGTAGCTCTTTTGTCCTGGTGGTTATGGCGGGAGCAACCGAGCCGACGCACGCTGCTTGGTATTGGGATTGCTCTGAGTGGGGGTATCTTGATCACTCTGGGCGATGCCCACGGCGGAGCCGGCAGTCATCCTCTGTTTGGTGATGCTCTGGCGCTGGTGGGAGCCTGGATGGCCAGTCTCTATTTTCTCCTGGGGCGCGAAGCCCAACGACGGGGGCTTAGCATCGGCTCCTATGCCGCGATCGCCTATACCACTGCTGCGCTGCTGCTGCTGCCGTTACCCCTGTTGGCCAATACGGCCTACTGGCCCCAACCCCCGATCGTTTACATCTGCATTATTCTTATGGCCATTCTCTCCCAGGTGATCGGCCATACCAGTTGTAATTGGGCTGTCCGCTGGATTTCACCAACTGTGGTGGCCCTGGCCCTGTTGTTAGAACCTGTAGGGGCCAGTTTACTTGCCTGGATGATTTTTCAAGAAGTCCCCGGTCCACTTGTCTTTATAGGGGCCATGATTCTGTTGCTGGGGATTGCGATCGCCATCTTGGGACAGCACTCAGAATAA